In Ipomoea triloba cultivar NCNSP0323 chromosome 15, ASM357664v1, one genomic interval encodes:
- the LOC116007085 gene encoding vetispiradiene synthase 3-like, with protein MAMNLENLIERPFVKFSPSLWGDYGFHSSSIDDQVAEAYAKEIEILKEQTRATLLHTIASGSSSNVAQKIRFINLLERLGIAYHFEKEIDDQLLHIYTHPVHLNDLETVAIQFRVMRKHGYNISTDIFSNFVDGNGKFKDTSDVKGLLSLYEASYVRTRSDDEVLEGVTAFAETRLRSALPNLKPNSALEKLVTHALDQPFHTGLPRVETRFFISVYQEEDESLRNDELLRFAKLDFNLLQMLHKQELSEVSRWWKDLDLIATLPYARDRAVECYFWALGVYFQPQYSKARIMLAKNISIVSIVDDTFDAYGTVEELEVYTEVIQRWDIKEMNRLPNYMKISYKAMLDLFENDEKDLLEEGRSYAIQHGRERMKELVRCYFTESKWFSNEGHQPAFAEYLKNAFATSAYYLLSTISCYTLKSADEQAFNWLMKNPKILEAGVTICRLIDDIATFDGEKERGQVTTGIECYVKEYGVSLEKAMEKFQELADLALKDLNEGLLQPTPVSAEILLRIFNLTCIIFVTYQHNQDGYTCPEKVLKPHIVALLVDPVPL; from the exons ATGGCAATGAACTTGGAAAACCTTATCGAACGCCCCTTCGTGAAGTTCTCTCCTAGTTTATGGGGTGATTATGGCTTCCATTCATCCTCCATCGACGATCAG GTTGCTGAAGCATATGCAAAAGAGATTGAGATTTTGAAGGAGCAAACAAGGGCTACGCTCCTGCACACCATTGCTTCTGGAAGCAGCAGTAATGTGGCCCAGAAAATAAGATTCATCAACTTACTGGAACGCCTTGGAATTGCATATCACTTTGAGAAAGAGATTGATGATCAACTCCTACATATTTATACCCACCCCGTCCACTTGAATGACTTGGAAACTGTTGCTATTCAGTTTCGAGTGATGAGGAAACATGGTTACAACATTTCTACTG ATATTTTCAGTAACTTTGTTGACGGAAATGGGAAGTTCAAAGACACCTCTGATGTGAAGGGTCTGCTGAGCCTGTACGAAGCTTCGTACGTGAGAACACGCAGTGACGATGAGGTTTTAGAAGGCGTGACCGCTTTTGCGGAGACTCGTCTCCGATCTGCACTACCAAATCTAAAACCCAACAGCGCTTTAGAAAAGCTGGTGACGCACGCGCTGGATCAGCCATTTCACACCGGTCTGCCCAGAGTGGAAACACGCTTTTTCATTTCGGTGTACCAAGAAGAAGACGAGTCGTTGAGGAACGATGAGTTGCTCCGCTTTGCCAAATTGGATTTTAATTTGCTACAGATGTTGCACAAGCAAGAGCTTAGTGAAGTCTCCAG GTGGTGGAAAGATTTGGACTTAATAGCAACACTTCCGTATGCAAGAGATAGAGCtgttgaatgttatttttgggcACTAGGTGTATACTTTCAGCCTCAGTATTCTAAGGCTAGAATCATGCTGgccaaaaatatttcaattgttTCAATTGTGGATGACACCTTTGATGCTTATGGTACAGTAGAAGAATTAGAGGTCTACACAGAAGTCATACAAag GTGGGACATTAAGGAAATGAATCGCCTGCCAAACTATATGAAAATTAGCTATAAAGCTATGCTAGACCTTTTTGAGAACGATGAAAAGGATCTTTTAGAGGAAGGAAGATCATATGCCATTCAACATGGAAGGGAACGG ATGAAGGAACTTGTGAGATGCTACTTTACTGAATCCAAATGGTTTAGTAATGAAGGACACCAGCCTGCATTTGCTGAATACCTAAAAAACGCATTCGCTACTTCCGCTTACTATTTGCTGTCCACAATATCTTGCTATACGTTGAAGTCAGCTGATGAGCAAGCATTCaattggttaatgaaaaatCCTAAAATTCTTGAAGCAGGCGTCACGATATGCAGACTTATCGACGACATTGCCACCTTTGAT GGTGAAAAAGAAAGAGGGCAAGTTACAACTGGTATTGAATGCTACGTGAAGGAATATGGCGTATCACTAGAAAAGGCAATGGAAAAGTTTCAAGAATTGGCTGATCTTGCATTGAAAGATTTGAATGAGGGACTTCTTCAACCAACGCCAGTATCTGCTGAGATTCTCTTACGCATTTTCAACCTTACTTGCATTATTTTTGTCACATATCAACACAACCAAGATGGATATACTTGTCCTGAAAA